A genomic stretch from uncultured Pseudodesulfovibrio sp. includes:
- a CDS encoding TIM44-like domain-containing protein, with product MHTPNFVSLPKWMERVGRCFIGTIFSLMVLATPVFAQEAPASRGGSIFNVLLLAGIAYFLVRSFRRRSNGDKPGRGPWTRPDQNEERTDDSSERPVPPMDRHEAARQMWGLLSSDDAEKLTPTTPTSVPHTRGDGFDEVEFLEGAKVFFSRFQQASDEQDFQAIRDFISDEVFNNAMSQPGQGLTEVMLLNARLMEMKSEEGRTIATVFYDAQLRVGDGGQPIHQRVVWEFSRDDTVQGSLWVLEKINKVDQ from the coding sequence ATGCACACACCAAATTTCGTATCTTTGCCGAAGTGGATGGAAAGAGTGGGCCGTTGTTTCATCGGAACCATTTTTTCATTGATGGTCCTCGCTACGCCTGTCTTTGCTCAGGAAGCGCCTGCCAGTCGAGGCGGAAGTATCTTCAATGTTCTTCTCCTCGCGGGTATCGCCTATTTCCTTGTGCGATCATTTCGTCGTCGCTCCAACGGGGACAAGCCCGGCCGTGGTCCGTGGACTCGACCGGATCAGAACGAAGAAAGAACTGATGACTCTTCGGAGCGTCCGGTGCCCCCTATGGATCGGCATGAAGCGGCTCGCCAGATGTGGGGATTGCTCAGCTCAGATGATGCTGAAAAATTGACTCCTACCACGCCGACATCAGTGCCGCACACCAGGGGTGATGGCTTTGATGAGGTCGAGTTCCTGGAAGGGGCGAAGGTGTTTTTCTCCCGATTCCAGCAAGCGAGTGACGAACAGGATTTTCAGGCTATTCGGGATTTTATTTCTGACGAAGTCTTCAATAACGCCATGAGTCAACCCGGTCAGGGCCTTACTGAGGTCATGCTGCTTAATGCACGGTTGATGGAAATGAAATCGGAAGAAGGTCGGACCATTGCCACAGTCTTTTATGATGCGCAGCTCAGAGTGGGGGACGGCGGGCAGCCGATTCACCAACGGGTCGTCTGGGAGTTTTCTCGTGACGATACTGTTCAGGGTTCGCTGTGGGTTTTGGAGAAGATCAACAAGGTAGATCAGTAG
- a CDS encoding DUF1385 domain-containing protein: MAAPQAVGGQAVIEGVMMRAKDKLAIAIRKSDGEIVTDVRPWFTMVKHPLLKKPFLRGFPVLMETMVNGIKALNYSAMQAADDEEEGGELTSFHLVITMVVALGAALGLFVVLPHFLSVGMEYLGWAGDVDSLSFHAWDGLIKMLVFVGYILSISLIPDIRRVFEYHGAEHKVIWTWEDGKDLTPDSTRFYSRLHPRCGTAFLLFVLVVSILLYAVLVPYLLTFYSPENFIVKHLYIVGLKLFLMIPVSCVAYEMIKFAGKYSKNALCKLMCWPGLMMQLLTTKEPDDSQIEVAIAALECAVNPEEC, translated from the coding sequence ATGGCCGCTCCTCAGGCTGTTGGTGGTCAGGCCGTGATCGAAGGCGTCATGATGCGCGCCAAGGATAAACTGGCTATTGCCATTCGAAAGTCCGATGGAGAAATCGTCACTGATGTCAGGCCGTGGTTCACCATGGTGAAACATCCCTTGCTCAAGAAACCCTTTCTTCGTGGTTTTCCTGTCCTCATGGAAACTATGGTGAATGGTATAAAAGCCTTGAATTATTCAGCCATGCAGGCTGCAGATGATGAGGAAGAGGGCGGAGAACTTACTTCGTTTCATCTTGTGATAACCATGGTTGTTGCTCTTGGTGCTGCGCTTGGATTGTTTGTCGTTCTGCCGCACTTTTTATCTGTTGGAATGGAGTACCTCGGTTGGGCTGGTGATGTGGATTCCTTGAGTTTCCATGCATGGGATGGCTTGATCAAGATGCTCGTTTTTGTGGGATATATTCTTTCCATCTCGCTTATTCCTGATATCCGTAGGGTTTTTGAGTACCACGGTGCTGAGCATAAGGTTATTTGGACCTGGGAAGATGGGAAAGATCTTACCCCGGACTCCACCCGTTTTTATAGCCGTCTGCATCCCCGTTGTGGTACTGCCTTTTTGCTTTTTGTTTTGGTCGTTTCCATACTGCTATATGCAGTTTTGGTTCCGTATCTGCTGACCTTTTATTCTCCAGAAAATTTTATAGTCAAGCATCTGTATATTGTTGGTCTGAAACTTTTTCTCATGATTCCTGTAAGCTGCGTTGCTTATGAAATGATTAAGTTCGCCGGAAAGTATAGCAAGAATGCTCTGTGCAAATTGATGTGCTGGCCTGGACTCATGATGCAGTTGCTGACGACCAAGGAACCTGATGACAGTCAAATTGAGGTGGCGATTGCCGCTCTGGAATGTGCTGTCAATCCCGAGGAGTGCTAA
- the prfA gene encoding peptide chain release factor 1 — MFGKLEDIETKYEKLEQELAQPEIFDDQERYKKVSKAHADLADMVIVFRKYKEFSQELENNQELLNDSDPDIQEMAKAEIDDIENELSKLEDHLKVLLLPKDPMDEKNIILEIRAGTGGDEAALFAADLYRMYTRYAEANRWKVEEMSSNTTGSGGLKEVIASISGDKVYSKLKYESGTHRVQRVPATESQGRIHTSAVTVAIMAEAEEVDVDIRNEDLRVDVFRASGPGGQSVNTTDSAIRITHVPTGLVVICQDEKSQHKNKAKAMKVLRSRLLQLEQEKAKAEEDATRRSQVGTGDRSERIRTYNYPQGRVSDHRINLTLHKLPQILEGELLELTEALISHFQAEAMKRQGD, encoded by the coding sequence ATGTTCGGCAAGCTGGAAGATATTGAAACAAAGTACGAAAAATTAGAGCAAGAGCTTGCCCAACCTGAGATCTTCGATGACCAGGAGCGGTATAAGAAGGTCTCTAAAGCGCATGCAGACCTTGCTGATATGGTCATCGTATTCCGCAAATACAAAGAGTTTTCTCAGGAGTTGGAAAACAATCAGGAACTTCTGAATGATTCCGATCCCGATATTCAAGAGATGGCAAAAGCTGAAATTGATGATATCGAGAATGAACTCTCCAAGCTCGAAGACCATCTCAAGGTACTTCTTCTGCCCAAGGATCCCATGGATGAAAAAAACATCATTCTTGAAATCCGTGCAGGAACCGGCGGCGATGAAGCTGCACTCTTTGCTGCTGACCTTTACCGAATGTATACCCGTTATGCTGAAGCCAACAGGTGGAAAGTTGAGGAAATGAGTTCTAATACCACTGGTTCCGGTGGTCTCAAAGAAGTCATTGCATCTATTTCCGGTGATAAGGTCTACAGTAAACTTAAGTATGAATCTGGTACTCATCGAGTGCAGCGAGTTCCTGCGACCGAATCTCAGGGGCGTATCCATACTTCTGCGGTGACCGTGGCTATCATGGCCGAAGCTGAGGAAGTCGATGTTGATATCCGTAATGAGGATTTGCGCGTCGATGTTTTTCGTGCATCCGGTCCGGGAGGGCAGTCAGTTAATACTACTGATTCTGCTATTCGCATTACCCACGTACCGACCGGCTTGGTAGTCATCTGCCAGGATGAGAAGTCACAGCATAAGAACAAGGCCAAGGCCATGAAAGTTCTGCGTTCCCGACTGTTGCAGTTGGAGCAGGAGAAAGCCAAAGCCGAAGAAGATGCAACTCGTCGCAGCCAGGTCGGAACTGGTGATCGTTCCGAACGTATCCGAACGTACAACTACCCGCAGGGGCGTGTATCAGATCATCGCATTAACTTGACTTTGCATAAGTTGCCACAAATTCTGGAAGGTGAACTTCTGGAGTTGACTGAGGCTCTTATAAGCCATTTTCAGGCTGAAGCAATGAAGCGTCAAGGCGACTAA
- a CDS encoding TusE/DsrC/DsvC family sulfur relay protein — MAVVEFEGASFEVDEDGFLQKFEDWTPQWVDYVKESEGIKEISEDHQKVIDFLQDYYKKNGIAPMVRILSKVTGFKLKQIYELFPSGPGKGACKMAGLPKPTGCV, encoded by the coding sequence ATGGCTGTTGTTGAATTTGAAGGTGCTTCTTTTGAGGTTGATGAAGACGGTTTCCTGCAGAAGTTTGAAGACTGGACACCGCAGTGGGTTGACTACGTAAAAGAGTCCGAAGGCATCAAGGAAATCTCCGAAGATCACCAGAAAGTCATCGACTTCCTGCAGGACTACTACAAGAAGAACGGCATCGCTCCGATGGTCCGTATTCTTTCCAAGGTCACTGGCTTCAAGCTGAAGCAGATCTACGAACTGTTCCCGTCCGGACCTGGCAAGGGAGCCTGTAAAATGGCTGGCCTGCCCAAGCCCACCGGCTGCGTTTAG
- a CDS encoding methyltransferase domain-containing protein: protein MSLEVLQIKNMQQYLDKLIDKTRAGKKITLPLWAKIWPSCLILGYTLTRFSFSEGCSILEVGAGGAVNSLVLAKLGHEVTVSDIEPFALLFSRINALKNGVADKMTLHRADFTSDTFEEKYDYIIGCEVLYEEASFEPLLVFLSRQLSNSPSAEIVLAMDQKRQGRKFFDLANEQFAMMKSAAKYKDRDTGEENIVNLFRMKRKQA from the coding sequence ATGTCTCTTGAAGTGTTGCAAATCAAGAATATGCAACAGTATTTGGACAAATTAATTGATAAAACACGGGCTGGGAAAAAAATCACCCTTCCGTTATGGGCCAAGATTTGGCCATCCTGCCTCATCCTTGGTTATACTTTGACCAGATTTTCCTTCTCAGAAGGATGTTCAATTTTGGAGGTCGGTGCGGGGGGAGCTGTGAATAGCCTGGTTCTGGCAAAACTCGGTCATGAAGTGACGGTGAGTGATATTGAACCGTTTGCTCTTTTATTCAGCAGAATCAACGCCCTGAAAAATGGTGTGGCTGACAAGATGACATTGCACCGCGCTGATTTTACCTCTGATACGTTTGAGGAAAAATACGATTATATCATCGGTTGTGAAGTCCTTTATGAAGAAGCCTCTTTCGAGCCGTTGCTGGTCTTTTTGAGCAGGCAACTTTCTAATAGTCCGTCTGCTGAAATAGTATTGGCAATGGATCAGAAGCGTCAGGGGCGTAAGTTTTTTGACTTGGCTAATGAACAATTTGCCATGATGAAATCTGCAGCCAAATACAAGGACAGAGACACCGGTGAGGAGAATATTGTCAATCTGTTCCGTATGAAGAGGAAGCAGGCGTGA
- a CDS encoding SHOCT domain-containing protein — protein sequence MKFTELPYFLANFFDFLDSPEWKAWPFNSGYGEQILPAVARLAFITLIMGAILLFLRVLFGPGGPLRDKELEQEAIEETAKERAETEELFAKGEISEMEYTIRMKHLKD from the coding sequence ATGAAATTTACGGAATTGCCTTACTTTCTTGCCAATTTTTTTGATTTTCTCGACAGCCCCGAGTGGAAGGCCTGGCCGTTCAACTCGGGATATGGGGAACAGATACTGCCAGCTGTCGCCCGTCTTGCATTCATTACCCTTATTATGGGTGCAATCCTGCTTTTCCTCCGCGTCCTCTTTGGTCCGGGAGGCCCACTCAGAGATAAAGAGCTGGAACAGGAAGCAATTGAGGAGACCGCCAAAGAACGCGCCGAAACCGAAGAGCTGTTCGCCAAAGGCGAGATCTCCGAAATGGAATACACAATTCGCATGAAACACCTTAAAGATTAA
- the rpmE gene encoding 50S ribosomal protein L31 has product MKNDIHPKTYKAKIRCHCGYESELLTTKGEELEVEICSNCHPFYTGKQRFVDTAGRIDRFRKKYGDLNSLSQKK; this is encoded by the coding sequence ATGAAGAACGATATTCATCCCAAGACCTACAAGGCAAAAATCCGTTGTCACTGCGGGTACGAGTCGGAATTGTTGACCACGAAAGGCGAAGAGTTGGAAGTGGAAATTTGCTCCAACTGCCATCCTTTCTACACAGGCAAGCAGCGTTTTGTTGACACCGCTGGCCGTATTGATCGTTTCCGTAAGAAGTACGGCGATCTGAATTCCCTCTCTCAGAAAAAGTAA
- the prmC gene encoding peptide chain release factor N(5)-glutamine methyltransferase, with product MSAEVLIAHVLRCSRLSLVIDRDRRLTNGELTDIDSLVERRATGEPVAYILGKKEFYGLEFRVTPDVLIPRPETEHIVEEVEALYRKSDHFHYADLGTGSGILAVTIASLFSQAKCIAVDLSVAALAVARDNAISHGVESRVDFRQADFTEDIFGTELFDLIVSNPPYVTQAEFDEASHEVTRFEPTTALVSGVDGLDHVRKMLSGVSTALKHGGHLFMEIGCGQGESVKKIMSNHFPQFRQVSVLKDLSGHDRIVAAQKL from the coding sequence TTGAGTGCGGAAGTGCTCATTGCGCACGTTCTTAGGTGTTCACGACTCTCTTTGGTCATTGATAGAGATCGTCGTCTGACAAACGGTGAATTGACGGATATTGATTCACTCGTTGAAAGGCGGGCGACTGGCGAGCCGGTTGCTTATATTCTGGGCAAAAAAGAATTCTACGGGTTGGAGTTTCGGGTCACACCAGATGTATTGATACCAAGGCCTGAAACCGAGCATATAGTTGAGGAAGTGGAAGCCCTTTACAGAAAGAGTGACCATTTTCATTATGCTGATCTCGGAACCGGGTCCGGGATACTTGCCGTAACCATCGCTTCTCTTTTTTCTCAAGCAAAATGTATTGCCGTAGACCTCAGTGTTGCGGCATTGGCGGTTGCCAGGGATAATGCGATTTCTCATGGAGTTGAGAGTCGTGTTGACTTTCGACAGGCTGATTTTACTGAGGATATTTTCGGTACAGAGCTATTTGATCTCATAGTTTCCAACCCCCCATATGTGACGCAAGCTGAATTTGATGAGGCGAGTCATGAGGTCACCAGATTTGAACCCACAACGGCTTTGGTGAGCGGTGTGGACGGTTTGGATCATGTCAGAAAAATGCTCTCAGGTGTGAGTACTGCATTGAAACACGGTGGGCATCTGTTTATGGAAATAGGTTGCGGACAAGGGGAGAGTGTTAAAAAAATAATGTCTAATCACTTTCCACAATTCAGACAGGTTAGCGTTCTTAAAGACCTGTCCGGGCATGATCGCATTGTTGCAGCGCAGAAATTATAA
- a CDS encoding response regulator, translated as MRILIVEDEFTSRKLLTALLSDYGQCDTASDGVECVESFKMALSENMPYDLVCMDIMMPNKDGHQALKDIRTIEQEAGVRSSDEAKVVMITALNDPKTVVKAYYKGGAAAYLPKPIEVESLYAILRDLALIE; from the coding sequence ATGCGTATCTTGATCGTCGAAGATGAATTCACAAGTCGCAAACTGCTGACGGCATTATTGTCAGATTATGGGCAGTGCGACACAGCCTCTGACGGTGTTGAGTGTGTCGAGTCTTTCAAGATGGCACTCAGCGAAAATATGCCCTATGATCTTGTCTGTATGGATATCATGATGCCCAATAAAGATGGACATCAGGCATTGAAAGATATTCGTACCATTGAGCAGGAAGCCGGAGTTCGGTCTTCTGACGAGGCAAAGGTCGTTATGATAACTGCTCTCAATGATCCCAAGACAGTGGTCAAGGCCTATTACAAGGGCGGGGCGGCTGCCTATCTTCCCAAGCCCATTGAAGTTGAATCCCTTTATGCCATTCTTCGGGATCTGGCACTTATTGAGTGA
- a CDS encoding tetratricopeptide repeat protein, producing MPQKKDSKAFGIYNRILILTNIEVHAKRDLNTIKTFGPKDVQIFTSGATAIDYLSEHPVDLIFCDSSLNDMSGLKFAQTVNANMSGRPLPIIMVTLENRRDHVLDSIAAGCIGYILRPYSLDTFEKYLILADQLDSYPEIEEMELKEAQDMVARGNFDEAIEAFEELISYQDEAQKYYDMGCQFMVQAKYGKAIVSFKKAVKINDLFAEAYKGLAEAYKNRGDMESFKKFLRRAADVHAQFDNLEETKALFIEILKYDSDTPNPFNSLGVTLRKQGDYPGAIHAYRQALELTPDDENIHFNMAKALYFMGELTDASTEIVAALTMNPEFHEANKLYQRIHGQPWTPPKGGKGKVRAVPKGTKESAKDIGP from the coding sequence ATGCCGCAGAAAAAGGACAGCAAGGCGTTCGGCATCTACAACAGGATTCTCATCCTGACCAATATTGAGGTGCATGCCAAACGCGATTTAAACACTATCAAGACCTTTGGTCCTAAGGATGTTCAGATCTTTACATCTGGCGCCACTGCCATCGACTACCTATCCGAGCACCCCGTTGATTTGATTTTCTGTGACTCCTCTTTGAACGACATGAGCGGTCTCAAATTTGCGCAAACCGTTAACGCAAACATGAGCGGACGTCCTTTGCCCATTATCATGGTTACACTTGAAAACCGCCGTGACCATGTACTGGATTCCATTGCCGCTGGCTGCATAGGCTACATACTTCGCCCCTATTCTTTAGACACTTTCGAAAAGTATCTCATTCTTGCCGACCAACTGGACAGCTATCCCGAAATAGAAGAAATGGAACTGAAAGAAGCGCAAGACATGGTCGCACGCGGTAATTTCGACGAAGCAATCGAAGCTTTCGAGGAGCTCATTTCCTATCAAGACGAAGCCCAGAAATATTATGATATGGGTTGCCAGTTCATGGTTCAGGCCAAGTATGGCAAGGCTATTGTTTCCTTTAAAAAAGCAGTAAAAATTAACGACCTGTTTGCAGAAGCATACAAAGGCTTGGCCGAGGCATACAAAAACCGCGGTGACATGGAATCCTTTAAAAAGTTCCTCCGCCGAGCAGCCGATGTCCATGCCCAATTCGACAATCTTGAAGAGACCAAGGCACTGTTTATCGAAATCCTCAAATATGATTCAGATACGCCTAACCCCTTCAACTCACTGGGCGTGACTTTGCGGAAGCAAGGGGATTACCCGGGAGCCATTCACGCCTATCGCCAAGCGCTTGAACTCACGCCGGATGACGAGAACATTCACTTCAACATGGCAAAAGCTTTGTATTTCATGGGAGAACTGACAGACGCATCCACAGAAATCGTAGCGGCTCTCACAATGAATCCTGAATTTCACGAAGCGAACAAGCTCTATCAACGTATCCACGGCCAACCATGGACCCCGCCCAAAGGTGGAAAAGGGAAGGT
- a CDS encoding HD domain-containing protein, which produces MPLSDHKRSLTVFANNHLNGDPDHDYHITLKLEHSLRVLKNARIILEGESIVGRIAQLTTQASLFHDIGRFPQYARYGTFKDADSINHGRLGVLTLRNQEFPRGFSAKDQRLIRAAVGLHNVKEIRKDTPEPLATMAHVVRDADKIDIFSIILDHLDPTAESKPVVIHSLIHDPQHYSEEVYQTVLAEKTGDYGHLRYSNDFILLLIGWLFVLKYSTSIRLIAERGLIEQAFSILPKDDKILTLKDKSHAFMRYKIERTP; this is translated from the coding sequence ATGCCCCTTTCTGACCATAAAAGGTCGCTCACCGTTTTTGCGAACAATCATCTGAACGGCGACCCAGACCATGATTACCACATTACCCTCAAGCTCGAACACTCCTTGAGGGTTTTGAAGAATGCCAGGATCATTCTCGAAGGAGAAAGCATAGTCGGTCGCATTGCACAGCTGACAACCCAGGCCTCCCTGTTTCACGACATTGGACGGTTTCCTCAATACGCCCGATATGGCACGTTTAAAGATGCAGACTCCATCAATCATGGAAGATTAGGAGTTCTCACACTCCGCAATCAGGAATTCCCTCGTGGCTTTTCTGCAAAGGATCAGAGGCTGATAAGGGCCGCCGTCGGCCTCCACAACGTCAAGGAGATTCGAAAAGACACTCCAGAGCCATTGGCTACAATGGCTCATGTCGTCAGGGATGCAGACAAAATAGACATCTTTTCAATCATACTGGATCACCTTGACCCTACAGCAGAATCCAAACCCGTTGTCATTCATAGCCTTATTCATGATCCACAACACTACTCTGAAGAAGTCTATCAGACCGTTCTTGCCGAAAAGACAGGTGACTACGGCCATCTGCGCTACAGCAACGATTTCATCCTCCTGCTTATTGGTTGGCTCTTTGTCCTTAAGTATTCCACATCAATCAGGCTTATTGCAGAACGAGGGCTTATTGAGCAGGCTTTCTCTATTTTGCCTAAAGACGATAAAATACTTACACTTAAAGACAAATCTCATGCATTCATGCGTTATAAAATCGAGCGAACCCCTTGA
- the lpxC gene encoding UDP-3-O-acyl-N-acetylglucosamine deacetylase, which translates to MSQTTIHKSVRCTGIGLHSGKQVELVLRPAAEDTGILFALRNGSGSTFLTPAPSLVVETSLATVLGDGRETVATVEHLMAAINGMGIDNIQVEVSGRELPIMDGSAASFVYLLKQAGIRTLSKARKVMAIKKNVEFEQDGKYIKARPYDGFRINYIIDFAHPLIGRQQMELEITPDTFTNEVAKARTFGFLKEVDYLHANGLALGGSLDNAVVLDEYGILNAEGLRFKDEFVRHKVLDFVGDMAIFGAPIRGSFEVFASGHALNNAFLRHLDENRDLYLEEKVLAQPRVAEEVLGGEMLQPASAVA; encoded by the coding sequence ATGTCTCAGACTACTATACATAAATCAGTTCGCTGCACGGGCATTGGACTTCACAGCGGCAAGCAGGTTGAGTTGGTATTGCGTCCTGCCGCCGAGGATACTGGCATTCTATTTGCGCTTCGCAATGGTTCCGGCTCCACTTTTCTGACCCCTGCCCCCTCTTTGGTTGTTGAGACCAGTCTGGCAACCGTGTTGGGTGACGGTCGGGAAACCGTGGCAACTGTCGAGCATCTCATGGCAGCAATTAACGGCATGGGTATCGACAATATCCAAGTTGAAGTTTCTGGCCGTGAATTGCCTATCATGGACGGAAGTGCTGCTTCTTTTGTCTACCTGCTCAAGCAGGCGGGGATTCGTACGTTGAGCAAGGCCCGCAAGGTCATGGCGATCAAGAAGAATGTCGAGTTCGAGCAGGATGGAAAATATATCAAAGCTCGTCCTTATGATGGTTTTCGTATCAACTATATTATTGACTTCGCACATCCGCTTATTGGGCGTCAGCAGATGGAACTGGAAATAACTCCAGATACATTTACTAACGAAGTTGCCAAGGCCCGTACTTTCGGTTTCTTGAAAGAAGTCGATTATCTGCATGCGAACGGGTTGGCTCTTGGTGGTTCTTTGGATAATGCTGTGGTCCTCGATGAGTATGGCATTCTCAATGCGGAAGGACTTCGTTTCAAGGATGAATTCGTCCGTCACAAGGTTCTCGATTTCGTTGGTGACATGGCGATTTTTGGGGCGCCGATTCGTGGCTCTTTCGAAGTTTTTGCTTCTGGACATGCTTTGAATAATGCCTTCCTGCGTCATCTCGATGAAAACAGGGATCTCTATTTGGAAGAGAAGGTTCTGGCGCAACCTCGCGTTGCTGAGGAAGTCCTTGGTGGTGAAATGCTTCAACCAGCCAGCGCAGTCGCTTAG
- a CDS encoding YcaO-like family protein, with the protein MIELKECLKEFTTDQDKACSPQDTVTRVKAALADRCKGVLGETDRVDTGRLGIPVFVSVCGPEAREIMPTRKQMGKGASPEQAEASALMELVERFSYFSFWADESNFSELTWSEAATKWPEKLMDIRQIILSVEENISEQEAIRLMDLVKWRFHPALNVGSEQEEYVPLDWFKKLNEFNGSSAGNTFEESICQGACELVERHVCAMIDRSRQTTPTIDPASLDDPVLHRLVECFRQNNVKLILKDFTMGYPVPTVAAVAWDSKTFPALSEIVFTAGTAASPAKAAIRAVTEVAQLAGDFETSRVYEASGLSKFTELEQVKWLEEGPVVSLDSLPSVEDSDIYNELMALANGLQDKGNTLYTVDTRHPELMVTANYNFVPGFDFRERTPNRSIGLFVGRILAEDVDFDDATEGLEVLAEIYPNGYFLPFFRGLLALRMGDPLFAIAQFEAAEPLQPADEERALAAFYQAYALSQMEEWEETIVHLDRAVELDTECKEFFNLRGVAHFKSGRYAEAAGDFQSSLDIDSGSPHDLANLGLCHKFMGNRSEALDYLNAALDMDPSLDFARKQLEEMLES; encoded by the coding sequence GTGATTGAGCTTAAAGAATGTCTCAAGGAATTTACCACTGATCAGGATAAGGCGTGCAGCCCTCAGGATACGGTGACACGCGTAAAGGCGGCTCTGGCGGACAGATGTAAAGGTGTTCTTGGCGAAACCGATCGGGTTGATACCGGTAGGCTTGGCATCCCTGTTTTCGTGAGTGTTTGCGGACCAGAGGCTCGAGAAATCATGCCTACTCGCAAACAGATGGGGAAGGGCGCCTCACCGGAACAGGCTGAGGCCTCTGCGCTTATGGAATTGGTCGAACGTTTTTCCTATTTCAGTTTCTGGGCGGATGAGTCAAATTTTTCCGAGCTGACGTGGTCAGAGGCTGCTACTAAGTGGCCTGAAAAACTTATGGATATCCGACAGATCATTCTGTCAGTTGAAGAAAATATTTCCGAGCAGGAAGCAATCCGTCTCATGGATCTCGTGAAATGGCGTTTCCATCCGGCGTTGAATGTTGGTTCCGAGCAAGAAGAATATGTTCCGCTGGATTGGTTCAAGAAGCTTAATGAGTTCAACGGGTCATCAGCTGGTAACACCTTTGAGGAGTCCATTTGCCAGGGGGCTTGTGAACTGGTTGAACGCCATGTTTGCGCCATGATTGATCGTAGCCGCCAGACCACTCCGACCATTGATCCGGCCTCGCTGGATGATCCGGTTCTTCATCGTTTGGTGGAATGCTTCAGGCAGAACAACGTCAAGCTCATCCTCAAGGATTTTACAATGGGGTACCCTGTGCCGACGGTCGCTGCCGTGGCGTGGGATTCAAAGACGTTTCCTGCGCTGAGTGAGATTGTGTTCACTGCCGGGACAGCAGCTTCTCCGGCCAAAGCGGCAATTCGAGCCGTGACTGAAGTGGCGCAACTGGCCGGAGATTTTGAGACCAGCCGTGTATACGAGGCGTCCGGACTGTCCAAGTTCACTGAACTTGAGCAGGTCAAATGGCTTGAAGAAGGGCCAGTGGTCTCTTTGGATTCTCTTCCGTCTGTAGAGGATTCCGATATCTATAATGAATTGATGGCTCTTGCCAATGGATTACAGGATAAGGGGAATACCTTATATACCGTGGATACCCGGCATCCTGAATTGATGGTGACCGCCAATTATAATTTTGTTCCTGGATTTGATTTCCGTGAAAGGACTCCAAATAGGTCAATCGGTTTGTTCGTCGGTCGAATTCTTGCCGAGGATGTTGATTTTGACGATGCAACGGAAGGCCTTGAGGTATTGGCCGAAATCTATCCAAATGGATATTTTCTGCCATTCTTCAGGGGGCTGCTGGCTCTCCGCATGGGTGATCCTTTATTCGCCATTGCACAATTTGAGGCAGCCGAGCCGTTGCAACCTGCAGATGAGGAGAGGGCCCTGGCCGCTTTCTATCAGGCATATGCCTTGTCTCAAATGGAAGAATGGGAAGAAACAATTGTACATCTTGATCGTGCAGTCGAGCTTGACACTGAGTGCAAGGAATTTTTCAACCTGCGAGGCGTAGCCCATTTTAAAAGTGGACGGTACGCAGAGGCTGCCGGTGATTTTCAATCATCGCTTGATATCGACAGCGGATCGCCGCATGATCTTGCCAATCTCGGATTGTGCCACAAGTTCATGGGTAATCGTTCCGAGGCGCTTGATTACCTGAATGCGGCTCTCGATATGGATCCCAGCTTGGACTTCGCTCGTAAACAACTCGAAGAAATGTTGGAATCTTAG